ATCCAGTGATGCTTTCAGGAATAAGTAATTTCCTCCTTGTGAATATAAATCCTGCCAGTTAGAAACCTGTGCACTGACCTACGCTGTCCTGGAGAAGTCCATGACAACAGAGCTGGTCACTGTCAACTCTGCTGGGGGTGCATCTCACACACTCAGTGCTGTTGTTGTAAATGCCAATCAGTGTAGTgtcttttcaaccttttttgcttGATAAATTCAATGAAATGTAGCAAAGCACGTATTCCTGGAGTATTTAACCAGACGCTTACCTTGATGCAGGTGTTCCAGGCATCACCTCATAAACATAGACTCCAGCGCTCACATCTGGAAATTGGTCTTCACGCTCCTTGAGATCTTCGATCAAACtggacacaaaaagaaaacatgacaatggatgacacaaacataaacagcaTTTCCCAACAGAGAAAACTCAAATgggagaaacaacacacagaagacacagaaacacgATTCAACGGTATGCCATGTAATATCACTACAGACTTGTATGACTCCTAAGAATTGCTGTGTAATCACAGCAACGAATCATTTTCATTCACGGAAATGCACGTAACATATTATACAAGACATGCACTTCTAACTGCAATATTGACAGTAATAAATGCTCTGACCTGATATACTATACATCAAATCCAAAGTTTCGCCAAAATGAGAGaatcacaataaaacaagtGTAAAAATAGAAGCTCTCTTGGCGTCTGGTTTCAAGTTTTTTAAGACACGTCCAtgctgcagcctcacagagctgcttgGCTTTTATAATGAATATGTGCTTTGTTGGAATTCAGTAAATTGTGAGTTGTGATGTTAACTTACGATGGTGAGAGCTGCAGCATCCGGACGCCGATGTATTTCCTTTTTTGCACCGTGTGTCCTAAAAAAACGAATGAATATGAAAATTTGAGAtgactgacagaaaaaaaatttgAAAGCGGTCAAGGACTAATACTCTAATCTGTAACAGCTGCATGGGATTCATCCCACCGTTGACTCGTCTGCTGTGGGATTCAGAGAGGAACTGGCAGATTTTGTCCACAGGGACGGCAAAAGAGATTCCTGCCGTCACTTTCAGAGTGTTGATGCCGATTACATCTCCGTCCTGTCAGACACAGGGTAGAAGGACAGCTGTTGGAGTGCAGTGATGGTGTCACTGATATGGTAGCTTTGCAACATGGAGAAACAGAACAGAAGTAATATTTTGACTATTTTCCTTCTAATTCACATAATATAGCTCATTGTCTATtcaattaaacatttaataaagtGTACCAATGGTGACTGGGACTGTCTGTTAGTAAGAACTTCTAGAGGCAGCAGCCTTGATTGATGAATGCATCATCTGCATGATTTCATGCTGTAGCCACAAAGCAAAGGCCTCTATAATCAGGTCCTGTCCTAAAATACTGTGAGGGAGGCTGAATCATAAACCTGAGGGGGTGGACCAGAGATTTTGTGtattaaataaaaggaaatcATGACCTTAGTCCTCACtgtcataaataaaacaagaaaaatctCTTACATAGCAGAAAGCTTAACTAGTATGCAAATATAAGGATATTATTCCTATACACATGATGCCGCACTATAAATCTTCTTACCAAGTTGACAAGTGGTCCGCCAGAGTTGCCGTACTGTGAATCAACACAGCAACAGAAACATGTTCTTACTCATCGTGAATGCAGAACAAAAACATGCATCAAAAACAGAACCACGATGACTCATTTTCGGATCCCACTGACATTAATCATGGCGTCAGTTTGGATGTACTCCATGTCGGAGTCCTTGAAGCCCAGCTCCTGGCCGGTGCGCTGGACAGTGCTCACGATGCCGGTGGTGACGGTGCTCTGCAGGGAGAAGGGGCTTCCCACCGCCACCACAAACTCGCCAGGACGCAGGTCTGAGGACTGGCCGAGATGCAGCACAGGCAGGGGCGTCTGCACCGGGGCACAAAGACATGACGACCCACAGAGAAGGTTCATATTATTAATGGCACACATGCCATTCATTATTTCATCATCTGACCTGTGAACTGTGAGGTCAGAAGGGTAACTAGCTTCTCTCTACGTTCATGGTCACTGAGGCTACACACGGCTAGCCCTCTGGTAAATTGGGCATGATTTACGAGCTGTGTTATTTGGACAAACCAAAGTGTAGCTCTTCACAGTTTACTAAGAGTTCCAATCGATTTTTTTCCAATGTTGCTTTGATAAATCAGAGCTCAGGGCACTGAACCCAAGGAAAGATTGAAAGACCTGATAACATTTGCAGTGCCTTTTTAGTAAATAGACATTTACCCTGTGTTCTAATTTGTGTTTAGATCGGAGGTTCACTCTAAGCTCTCAatcatcttattttgaaattacaCTCCTAATGTTCTGAGTGTATAGAATCTCTGGATGTGTCTCAAATCACCAACTTATTCACTAAGCCTTACTTTACTATATAGGGTGTTCTATATAGAGCTCTATATAGTGAGCTCAGAAAGCAAGGCTTGATAGTATATATGGCTCATTTGACTATGGGTTGCAGACAATTTTTCTTGATGCATTGTGACACTTGATTCTCTCTGCCTTTCTTATGATTTGTGTAAAGCCCACTACGAGTTAATCGTTTCACGATGCCATCAATATGTTCTGCAGCTCAGTTTACTGAAGTCCCtggagagctgcagctgctgctttagAACACATCTGGTTATAGACTCATAAATGATAAGATCTTACCTTTGGGTCATAAATCAGTTAACATGTAAAAGCTGAGAGAATTCTCTATAGATTTTTTTCTCAACCTTTCTAAATTTAATGTATGTAATATAACCTCCTTATATTATTTCTTCAGTTTTCTTGTAAATTTTAATCTTTATACTTAAAAATCACCACTTTATTCCTAACAATCTCATATTTATGTACTCTAGTAATGTTTAAGGTAAAATTCCATCAGTAAAATGATCTCTGACTACAATTCGACCTcaaatgtgtgagtgaatggTTGCACTTGGTAGAACCTGTACTTAGTTAGTAGTCTTCAAAATTATTATTAGGTAATAATTACCTTACTCTTGATTATTCCCAATCAAGCCAAACTTATGTCACTGGTGATAACAGGGGCTCAGTATAATCTATACTACATTCCTCAAACAAGGATCTCCACTAGAAATaagtgtttgtttctttcataAGCTTCCAGACTATGTAGTTTCGACATGGGCCGTGGTTAGTATAGAGCAATCTAAACTACGTCTTAGCTTGTCTGTGCCTGCCTCCTCCCATTACAGGCTGAGGCCATTTATCTCTGGGGTGGATTGCAATGCTCAACTGAATTTACAGCCAATTCCCTCAGGGCATGGAGCTTTCTTACATGACGAAATCTGCCTTTTGGGCATCTTTTAAAACTTCTCCAGAGATACATGACATTGCGCAGCTTGTCCCTGCTTCTTGGTTGTTAGAAGACACATTTCTTCACCTTTACAAAAGTCAAAGATAGAGTCTCCTCTTACTCCTCGTCATCTCGACATATTCTTGTATTCAGATCAGTACTGAAAATGTTTACCACGCTTCATGCTTAACAGAGTGTGATGATAGTGTTCGGGAGCAGAGACCCCCATGTCAGAGCAGAGAAATGTTTTACTTAGAACAGCACTTGCTCTACTCAGATATTTTATTTCGAGATTTGAATTTACAAGACATGACCAAATACCACCCAGAGGAATTAtgatgacaaacaaaaaaatctaattttgaaGGACAAATACCCTCTGATGAGAGCGAATGTGCACCCGATTTAGTGTGCAGGATTAATACTCTTTGATGTGAGCAGTTGGCTGCCAGgccagagaaaaacacaggaCAGAACTTTAATCTAAGGCCCTCGAGAGGCTGAGAGGAAACAGCAAGCACTCACATCTGGTTCAATTTTGATAAGTGCGATGTCCATCTTCTGGTCCATGTCTTTGACTGTGGCGTCGTACTGCACACCGCTTTTCAGCTGGACTTTTATCCTCTGCTTGTTGGTGAGCACGTGAGCATTGGTGATGATCCAGCCATCCTCTGACACCACAAACCCAGAGGCACTCGACACAGAGACCTCCTTGCCAGAAAATGGCTCTCTGGTATGGGAAAAGGCAAAAGATGACGGTAACTGCAGGAGCATAAGCCGTAAAGGTGACACATTCATATAAGTCTTTCATCACGTAGTTTACCTTTTGAAAAGCTCCAGATGCACCACAGCGGGGACAATCTTATCGACTACATCTGCGATGAAGTTGAACTTGTAGCGCATACTTCCTGGATGCTGCACACCTTTGAGGATACACAACATTAGATAAAAGATTAAGATAACAGACAGGTTACAAGTAGAACAAAAGAGGGAATGTCAGCCTCAGTGTGTTATTTTCTCTCCACACTGAAATGTCTAAACAATTATTGATTGTTACCTACTGACATGATTTGATTCTTGAGAATAATCTGGGggtgattgttttttttgtgacatGGCTTTTATGTTTTCTTGCCATTAGATGAAGTTTCCCCAGCTGAGTACACCAATGCCCATGTTGCCCAGGCAATTAAACAAGCTAAaaattctattttttatttaaccttCAAAGGGGATATTACTTTTAACTCTTTTgaggttttttattaaaaccatATCCATCGGCTAAAAGTTATTTTGTTTGGGACTCAGACTACTGTCTCTATAGACCACATACAACTTTTAGAAGAAATTGGAGAATTGCAAGATAGCTCTGTTTTCTGctacagcaaagaaaaacagcttAATAAGTAACAATAAACAAAATCCTACATTTCTTTTTGACGCTGTTGCCAAACTTAATCAAAAACAGCCGTCTTTACCTATCTCCTCGACCCTCTTCAAACTAAACTTTACAAAAAAAGCCTCAGATTTTGGCAGATACATCGTTCATTTATCAGTAAATCTTCACAGCTTTCAGTTAACATGCTGTATATCTGCTTAAGGGTCCATCACCCCACTGATACCTTGATACCTTGTTTTCAGATGTTAAATATGGAGTAACTCAGGGCTCTGTTCTTGGTCCTCTGGGTTTTCTTTCTATATTTCACTCCAAGACTCTAAGTCTGACAGTCTAATTCCCAATTTTACGCTGATGATACTAGGCTGTATCTTGGCGTGAAACTGATAACTAATCTCAATTGATCCAATTAGAGGTCTGCTTTGTCTGCTGTTAAAAAACGCATCCTGCTCCTTAATTCGtataaaactgaaatgctggtcATTGGCCCAGCCTAACAGTAATTTTTCACAACTGTGTGATTTCTCTTGGAAGAATGTAGGTATTCTTTTTGATCCTACCCTCTGTTTTGATGCACGTTGGTCTTTTCTATTGATGGCAGATGCTCAGACTCTAAATCCCATTTTTACATCATCCAGACTTTCTTTTATATGTTTTCACTCCTGCCACTTACTAATACTAATGATCTTTCAATGGTTCAATATGTTGCAGTGAAaagtttaatacattttgaaaatatgACAAATATTACACCAATTTCAGTTTCCCTCCCCTGCAGGGCTACAACCCTTAAAACATTTATACTGAGGATCAGCGGCATTATTATAGTAAAGGTGTTAATTTGAATATCttttaataattcatgtttAATTGATAAAACATGGAAATCAACAAATTCTGCAGGATAGAAAACTGTATATACCAATAGGATATTGTGAACCAAAAATGAACACTTAAAAAACATCTTACTAAACCaatttacttttaaatatccatccatctgcttgctatactgcttatcctttgagggtggtgggggaagctggagccaatctcagCTAACATGGGGCATTGCAATTTAAAGGCAggtacatcctggacaggtcactAGCATATTGCAAAGCTAACATACAGAGACGAACAACCAGTCCATCTCACAGTTACAGAGTACCCGGAGAAATCCCACACAGACATGAATAACTCCACCCAGAAAGACCCCGGCCAAACTGGGTACCTTCGCGCTGTGAGAAACCAGTGCCGCACCACCGTAGCACCCACTTTAACTAAATAATGAATGTTTAAATTAGCGATAACATTTAGAGAGGCTGGTGAGTAAGTATAATTGTTGTTGGTATGATATATGCAGTAATAGTTTGCTCTGGGATCAATCGTCAACTAAATTATTCGCTAAGTCACTTGACTATTGCTCAGCTGTTGTTTCAGAACCATGGACAGCGTCATCTTTTGCCTGCCGAACTGTTTGTACTATTAATGAAATGGAGCAAAGGATATCATTGGCCAGCAAAACATATCAATTAGTCAATTAGTTCAGTTTCTTTGCACGTTCGCTTTCAGGTGTAGttccattcacaaacacactgtgatataaataaaaatctgaccCCACCAGGTTGTCTCTCAGGACATGTTTCTGCCTGCTTGCTTTGACCACTCACACAATATTTTACTTGtgggaaattaaaaatatatgacCGAAACATTGATTGACATCCTAATTTACAATAATAgtactttacatttttcatcaagataaaAGTAAGACGTGAAAGGGTGACAAATTAATTTTTTTGATATGCAACAACCTGCATCTGCCGAGCCATACACTGTAGCTCCTGATTATCAAAATCGATCTGTTGCACTACTAGTACTGAGAAATACCTTGCAAAGTAATTTGTTCCTAAGTGACGTTATCTGTTaagaaactggtttaaattatgaattaacAATGTTAATTCATGTGTGGAAGAGCCAGGTTTAATGAAGGTAGCATGTGAGTGAATCCAGCTTCTGAATGACTCGCTGCTCTGTAGTGAACAGCACAAGGAGCTGTAGTAATGCTGGGTCAGGTTGGAGATATACATGCCTTTTAGCTACACATAGAGGCAAACATATATGTGGTAAGCATAACTGTCCACATTCTATGCAGGTTCTACACGTTTACAACACATGTTACTGCCGCATCCCACTTGATAGTACACCACAGAACTCGGACCATAAAGAACatcctgtaaataaaaacattatggagGTTTACCTACGGTTACTCCTGAGATCACTGCAGAAAATGGGGTAACAGCATTATCGTAGATGGTATGTGGGGTCCTTAAATCAAGAACGTTGTGACCGTGGTGAGTATCTGCCACTTTACTCCCCCTACCTTTCACGTGCGTATTGCAACTATAAGATGCATAGCTTTTCATTTCAGAGTATGTGCACAACCAAACAGAGGCAGCCATaatgtgtatgtatatttaaaaacaagttttcTCTGGTTTTAGCAGGAACAACTGAGCTAGATTAGATCAGTTCTGTTTGGAAACACTAACTGGACTTAAATAGGGTCATACGTATATAAGTTGATATGAGTCTCTAAGTGACATGGACACCTATCCCCATAGTAGCAGTACACAAAAATGCTGATAGTATAATAAACAGAAGAcatgaacatttttaaatgtatgatgGAAAAGAGATACAAAACTACAGGCAAACATAGAAAAACATGTTAATATGAGTAGTGGCATCATTGCACGACAGGGCGCTACTACGATAAGTGTTTCTTTCACTTGGGTCATGGAACTGTGAGCATGAACTTTAGCTTTAGTTTTCTATCTGACATAGAGGCTTGAGTGCCTCCAAGATTCTTTTAAAAACCTGCAGCACATTTGGGGCCGTGCAATGACAGAGTTTCTCTCAATATGTCAACACCTTCTCTGACAGATTTTGTGTTTACCGAGTTTCCCAAATGGACTCTGCAGAAACAGCC
The genomic region above belongs to Pleuronectes platessa chromosome 4, fPlePla1.1, whole genome shotgun sequence and contains:
- the htra4 gene encoding serine protease HTRA1, giving the protein MAKFVAYLTLLISAGHAGLLRRRQTCPQVCDASRCPGQLQACYYGQVTDGCGCCALCAPGEGDWCGQRSGGGLTCGDGLRCDSVPGTGTGEGPRSSCVCGSSGPVCGSDGRTYPSICRLRAEIRRAEFDETPPVILIRRGRCDSGVQHPGSMRYKFNFIADVVDKIVPAVVHLELFKREPFSGKEVSVSSASGFVVSEDGWIITNAHVLTNKQRIKVQLKSGVQYDATVKDMDQKMDIALIKIEPDTPLPVLHLGQSSDLRPGEFVVAVGSPFSLQSTVTTGIVSTVQRTGQELGFKDSDMEYIQTDAMINYGNSGGPLVNLDGDVIGINTLKVTAGISFAVPVDKICQFLSESHSRRVNGHTVQKRKYIGVRMLQLSPSLIEDLKEREDQFPDVSAGVYVYEVMPGTPASSAGMIDHDVIIGINGQPVRAMEEVSEAVQSSGVLSVVVRRKDGDVTLTVVPGEADWFQ